One Rattus norvegicus strain BN/NHsdMcwi chromosome 20, GRCr8, whole genome shotgun sequence DNA segment encodes these proteins:
- the Dcbld1 gene encoding discoidin, CUB and LCCL domain-containing protein 1 isoform X3 translates to MECNVVFRGICRCCKQLLVTVRTSLLCKAAIHAGIITDELGGQINLLQSKGISHYEGILANGVLSRHGSLSEKRFLFTSPGMSITTVAIPSVIFIALLLTGTGIFAICRKKKKKGNPFVSAEAQKTGCWKQIKYPFARHQSAEFTISYDNEKEMTQKLDLITSDMADYQQPLMIGTGTVTRKGSTFRPMDTDTEEARVNTEASSHYDCPHRPGRHEYALPLTHSEPEYATPIVERHLLRAHTFSTQSGYRVPGPRLTHKHSLSSGGFPPAAGATQIESYQRPASPKPVGGGYDKPAAASSFLDSGDPASQSQMTSGGNDGYSAPRNGLAPLNQMAVTALL, encoded by the exons ATGGAGTGCAACGTGGTGTTCAGAGGAATATGTAGATGCTGCAAGCAGTTGTTGGTGACAGTACGT ACCTCTTTATTGTGCAAAGCTGCCATCCATGCAGGGATCATCACGGATGAACTAGGTGGCCAGATCAACCTGCTTCAGAGCAAGGGGATAAGTCACTACGAAGGAATCCTGGCCAACGGTGTGCTCTCCCGGCA TGGTTCTCTGTCAGAAAAGCGATTTCTGTTTACATCCCCAG GAATGAGTATAACAACGGTGGCTATTCCGTCGGTGATCTTCATTGCCCTCCTTCTGACTGGGACCGGGATCTTTGCGATCTGTAGGAA gaagaaaaagaaaggcaatcCATTTGTGTCAGCCGAGGCTCAGAAAACAG GCTGTTGGAAGCAGATTAAATATCCCTTTGCCAGGCATCAGTCGGCGGAATTTACCATCAGCTATGACAACGAGAAGGAGATGACACAAAAGTTGGACCTCATCACTAGTGACATGGCAG ATTATCAGCAGCCTCTCATGATTGGCACAGGAACAGTCACGAGAAAGGGCTCTACCTTCCGGCCCATGGACACAGACACGGAGGAGGCCAGAGTGAACACTGAGGCCAGCAGCCACTATGATTGTCCTCACCGCCCTGGCCGCCATGAGTACGCACTGCCCTTGACTCACTCAGAACCTGAGTATGCCACACCTATCGTGGAGAGGCACCTGCTGCGAGCTCACACCTTCTCCACACAGAGCGGATACCGAGTCCCCGGGCCCAGGCTCACTCACAAACACTCCCTTTCCTCTGGAGGCTTTCCTCCCGCTGCAGGAGCCACCCAGATTGAAAGCTATCAgaggccagcaagccccaagccTGTGGGTGGCGGCTATGACAAACCGGCTGCTGCCAGCAGCTTCTTGGACAGCGGAGACCCCGCCTCTCAATCACAGATGACTTCCGGGGGGAACGATGGTTATTCAGCACCCCGAAACGGTCTCGCGCCCCTCAACCAGATGGCGGTGACTGCCCTTTTGTGA
- the Dcbld1 gene encoding discoidin, CUB and LCCL domain-containing protein 1 isoform X4, which yields MECNVVFRGICRCCKQLLVTTSLLCKAAIHAGIITDELGGQINLLQSKGISHYEGILANGVLSRHGSLSEKRFLFTSPGMSITTVAIPSVIFIALLLTGTGIFAICRKKKKKGNPFVSAEAQKTGCWKQIKYPFARHQSAEFTISYDNEKEMTQKLDLITSDMADYQQPLMIGTGTVTRKGSTFRPMDTDTEEARVNTEASSHYDCPHRPGRHEYALPLTHSEPEYATPIVERHLLRAHTFSTQSGYRVPGPRLTHKHSLSSGGFPPAAGATQIESYQRPASPKPVGGGYDKPAAASSFLDSGDPASQSQMTSGGNDGYSAPRNGLAPLNQMAVTALL from the exons ATGGAGTGCAACGTGGTGTTCAGAGGAATATGTAGATGCTGCAAGCAGTTGTTGGTGACA ACCTCTTTATTGTGCAAAGCTGCCATCCATGCAGGGATCATCACGGATGAACTAGGTGGCCAGATCAACCTGCTTCAGAGCAAGGGGATAAGTCACTACGAAGGAATCCTGGCCAACGGTGTGCTCTCCCGGCA TGGTTCTCTGTCAGAAAAGCGATTTCTGTTTACATCCCCAG GAATGAGTATAACAACGGTGGCTATTCCGTCGGTGATCTTCATTGCCCTCCTTCTGACTGGGACCGGGATCTTTGCGATCTGTAGGAA gaagaaaaagaaaggcaatcCATTTGTGTCAGCCGAGGCTCAGAAAACAG GCTGTTGGAAGCAGATTAAATATCCCTTTGCCAGGCATCAGTCGGCGGAATTTACCATCAGCTATGACAACGAGAAGGAGATGACACAAAAGTTGGACCTCATCACTAGTGACATGGCAG ATTATCAGCAGCCTCTCATGATTGGCACAGGAACAGTCACGAGAAAGGGCTCTACCTTCCGGCCCATGGACACAGACACGGAGGAGGCCAGAGTGAACACTGAGGCCAGCAGCCACTATGATTGTCCTCACCGCCCTGGCCGCCATGAGTACGCACTGCCCTTGACTCACTCAGAACCTGAGTATGCCACACCTATCGTGGAGAGGCACCTGCTGCGAGCTCACACCTTCTCCACACAGAGCGGATACCGAGTCCCCGGGCCCAGGCTCACTCACAAACACTCCCTTTCCTCTGGAGGCTTTCCTCCCGCTGCAGGAGCCACCCAGATTGAAAGCTATCAgaggccagcaagccccaagccTGTGGGTGGCGGCTATGACAAACCGGCTGCTGCCAGCAGCTTCTTGGACAGCGGAGACCCCGCCTCTCAATCACAGATGACTTCCGGGGGGAACGATGGTTATTCAGCACCCCGAAACGGTCTCGCGCCCCTCAACCAGATGGCGGTGACTGCCCTTTTGTGA